The proteins below are encoded in one region of Mycobacterium shinjukuense:
- a CDS encoding HpcH/HpaI aldolase/citrate lyase family protein, which yields MYDQVNIADAADPTDVGSRLDPVLARSWLLVNGAHPDRFEAATRSRADIVVLDIEDAVAPKDKNTARDNVIRWLGAGNADWVRINGFGTPWWADDIATLAGSSVGGVMLAMVESVDHVTETARRLPNVPIVALVETARGLERVTEIAAAKGTFRLAFGIGDFRRDTGFGEDPGTLAYARSRFTIASRAANLPSAIDGPTIGSNALKLIEATAVSLEFGMTGKICLSPDQCAVVNEGLSPSQDEICWAKEFFAEFERDGGEIRNGSDLPRIARATKILDLARSYGIEVSDFEDEPVHMPAPTDTYHY from the coding sequence ATGTATGACCAGGTCAACATCGCCGATGCGGCGGATCCCACCGACGTCGGCTCACGCCTCGATCCGGTTCTCGCCCGGAGTTGGCTCTTGGTCAACGGGGCGCATCCCGACCGGTTCGAGGCCGCCACGCGCTCTCGCGCCGACATCGTCGTTCTTGACATCGAGGACGCGGTGGCTCCCAAGGACAAGAACACCGCCCGCGACAACGTCATCCGGTGGCTGGGCGCTGGCAACGCGGACTGGGTTCGCATCAACGGTTTTGGCACCCCCTGGTGGGCCGACGATATCGCCACGCTGGCCGGTAGCTCGGTGGGTGGGGTGATGCTGGCGATGGTGGAGTCGGTGGACCACGTCACCGAGACCGCCAGGCGGCTGCCTAACGTGCCGATCGTGGCGCTGGTGGAAACGGCCCGGGGTCTGGAACGCGTTACCGAGATCGCCGCCGCCAAGGGCACCTTCCGGCTGGCGTTCGGCATCGGAGACTTCCGCCGGGACACCGGCTTCGGCGAAGATCCGGGCACCCTGGCCTACGCGCGGTCGCGCTTCACCATCGCTTCCCGGGCGGCCAACCTGCCCAGCGCGATCGATGGGCCGACCATCGGCTCCAACGCGCTCAAGCTCATCGAGGCCACGGCGGTGTCCCTCGAGTTCGGGATGACCGGCAAGATCTGCCTTTCGCCGGACCAGTGCGCCGTGGTGAATGAGGGACTGTCCCCCTCACAGGACGAAATCTGCTGGGCGAAAGAGTTTTTCGCCGAGTTCGAACGCGACGGGGGAGAAATCCGCAACGGGTCGGATCTGCCACGCATCGCCCGGGCCACCAAGATCCTGGATTTGGCCCGGTCCTACGGCATCGAAGTGTCCGACTTCGAGGACGAGCCGGTGCACATGCCCGCTCCGA
- a CDS encoding SRPBCC family protein codes for MMLDGGVADISRSRTVPAEPQAVWDILADFGALASWAGGVDHSCVLNHGPDGTPVGTTRRVQVGRTALVERITEFDPPVTLAYAIEGLPARLGKAANRWTLRPAGAAGAVTLVTLTSMVEIGAGPPARMAAWVALRVLAHRSDAMLAGLAHRLENAHA; via the coding sequence ATGATGTTGGATGGCGGAGTGGCAGACATCAGCCGCAGCCGGACGGTGCCGGCCGAGCCGCAGGCCGTCTGGGACATCCTTGCCGACTTCGGCGCGCTGGCCTCGTGGGCCGGCGGCGTCGACCATTCCTGCGTGCTCAATCACGGCCCCGACGGCACACCGGTGGGCACCACCCGCCGCGTCCAGGTGGGCCGCACCGCGCTGGTGGAGCGCATCACCGAGTTCGATCCGCCCGTCACGCTGGCCTACGCCATCGAGGGCCTGCCCGCCCGGTTGGGCAAGGCCGCCAACCGGTGGACGCTGCGCCCAGCGGGTGCCGCGGGCGCGGTGACCCTAGTGACGTTGACCAGCATGGTCGAGATCGGCGCCGGCCCGCCCGCTCGAATGGCCGCATGGGTCGCGCTGCGCGTGCTGGCCCACCGGTCCGACGCCATGCTCGCCGGACTGGCACACCGATTGGAGAATGCCCATGCCTGA
- a CDS encoding sulfatase-like hydrolase/transferase — MPDRPDIVVLMTDEERAVPPYESAEVLAWRQRTLTGRGWFDRHGVNFTRHYTGSLACVPSRPTIFTGQYPDLHGVTQTDGIGKRFDDSRMRWLRAGEVPTLGNWFRAAGYDTHYDGKWHISHADLLDPATGGSLATNDDDGVIDPAAVRRYLDADPLKPYGFAGWVGPEPHGAGLANSGYRRDPLIADRVVAWLNDRYARRRAGDPAALRPFLLVASFVNPHDIVLFPAWVRRSPLRPGPLDPPHVPAAPTAGEDLSTKPAAQIAFREAYYSGYGPARAIGRSYQRNAQRYRDLYYRLHAEVDGPIDRVRRAVTDGGSTNAVLVRTSDHGELLGAHGGLHQKWFNLYDEATRVPFVIARIGDNATEPRTVDAPTSHVDLVPTLLSAAGVDVDVVGATLAESFSEVHPLPGRDLMPVVAGAPADAHRAVYLMTRDNVLEGDTGASAVARQLGRTVNPPAPLRIRVPAHVAANFEGLVVRVDDANVVGGAGHVWKLVRTFDDPATWTEPGVRHLASNGIGGEAYRTDPVDDQWELYDLSVDPTEAENRWTDPDLHELRQHLRMLLKQRRAASVPERNRPWPYAERQPPTGEREGVIGRVLGRFGR, encoded by the coding sequence ATGCCTGACCGCCCCGACATCGTCGTCCTGATGACCGACGAGGAACGCGCCGTGCCACCCTACGAGTCGGCCGAGGTGCTTGCCTGGCGGCAGCGCACCCTGACCGGCCGCGGCTGGTTCGACCGGCACGGGGTCAACTTCACGCGGCATTACACCGGGTCGCTGGCGTGTGTGCCCAGCCGCCCGACGATTTTCACCGGCCAGTACCCGGACCTGCACGGGGTCACCCAGACCGACGGCATCGGCAAGCGATTCGACGATTCGCGGATGCGCTGGCTGCGCGCCGGGGAGGTGCCGACCCTGGGCAACTGGTTCCGCGCGGCGGGGTATGACACCCACTACGACGGCAAATGGCACATCTCGCACGCCGACCTGCTCGACCCGGCGACCGGCGGATCGCTGGCCACCAACGATGACGACGGCGTCATCGACCCGGCCGCGGTGCGGCGCTACCTGGACGCCGACCCGCTCAAGCCCTACGGCTTCGCCGGATGGGTGGGCCCCGAACCGCACGGGGCGGGTTTGGCCAACAGCGGATATCGGCGCGACCCGCTGATCGCCGACCGCGTCGTCGCGTGGCTGAACGACCGGTACGCGCGGCGTCGAGCCGGTGACCCCGCGGCGCTGCGACCGTTTCTGCTGGTGGCCAGCTTCGTCAACCCGCACGACATCGTGCTGTTCCCGGCCTGGGTGCGCCGCAGCCCGCTGCGGCCCGGCCCGCTGGACCCGCCGCACGTACCGGCGGCGCCCACCGCCGGTGAGGACCTGTCAACAAAACCGGCCGCACAGATCGCCTTCCGGGAGGCGTACTACTCCGGGTACGGACCGGCGCGCGCGATCGGCCGCAGCTACCAGCGCAACGCCCAGCGCTACCGCGACCTCTACTACCGGCTGCACGCCGAGGTCGACGGGCCGATCGACCGGGTGCGCCGGGCGGTCACCGACGGCGGATCGACCAACGCCGTGCTGGTGCGCACGTCCGATCACGGGGAGCTGCTCGGGGCGCACGGCGGCCTGCACCAGAAATGGTTCAACCTGTACGACGAGGCGACCAGGGTGCCGTTCGTCATCGCCCGCATCGGGGACAACGCCACCGAGCCGCGTACGGTCGACGCGCCGACGTCACATGTGGACCTGGTGCCGACGCTGCTCTCCGCGGCCGGTGTTGACGTAGACGTCGTGGGCGCAACCCTCGCGGAGTCGTTCTCCGAGGTGCACCCGCTGCCCGGCCGCGACCTGATGCCGGTGGTGGCCGGGGCGCCGGCCGACGCGCATCGGGCCGTATATCTCATGACGCGCGACAACGTGCTCGAAGGCGACACCGGCGCGTCGGCGGTTGCCCGCCAGCTGGGGCGCACGGTGAACCCGCCCGCGCCGCTCCGCATCAGGGTGCCCGCACACGTGGCCGCCAACTTCGAGGGGCTGGTGGTGCGGGTCGACGACGCCAACGTCGTGGGCGGCGCCGGGCATGTGTGGAAGCTGGTCCGCACCTTCGATGACCCGGCCACCTGGACCGAACCCGGTGTGCGCCACCTGGCCAGCAACGGCATCGGCGGTGAGGCGTATCGCACCGATCCGGTGGACGACCAGTGGGAGCTCTACGACCTGAGCGTCGACCCCACCGAGGCCGAAAACCGGTGGACCGACCCCGACCTGCACGAGCTGCGACAGCACTTGAGGATGCTGCTCAAACAGCGGCGGGCAGCGTCGGTGCCGGAGCGCAACCGGCCGTGGCCGTACGCCGAGCGGCAGCCGCCAACCGGGGAGCGGGAGGGCGTGATCGGCCGGGTGTTGGGGCGCTTCGGGCGCTGA
- a CDS encoding LLM class F420-dependent oxidoreductase, whose product MRFGVLTFVTDEGIGPAELAAALEQRGFESLFLAEHSHIPVNTQSPYPAGGPIPAKYYRTLDPFVALTAAAVATQTLVLGTGIALIPERDPIHTAKQVASLDLVSGGRVVFGAGVGWLREEVANHGVDPAVRGRVADERLRAMIELWTQERAEFHGEFVDFDPIFCWPKPLTKPYPPLYLGGGRASFQRIARLNAGWIAISPSPHALSAALADLRAMAGREVPATVCQMGEQTAKAVAGYRDLGVERVLLELPTLPRDETLRYLDQLTAELG is encoded by the coding sequence ATGCGTTTCGGTGTCCTGACGTTCGTCACCGACGAGGGAATCGGCCCGGCGGAGCTGGCTGCCGCGCTCGAGCAGCGGGGGTTCGAGTCGCTGTTCCTCGCCGAGCACTCGCACATCCCGGTCAACACCCAGAGCCCCTATCCGGCGGGCGGCCCGATTCCGGCGAAGTACTACCGCACCTTGGATCCGTTCGTGGCGTTGACGGCGGCGGCGGTGGCAACGCAGACGCTGGTTTTGGGCACGGGTATCGCGTTGATCCCCGAGCGCGATCCCATCCACACGGCCAAACAGGTGGCCTCGCTCGATCTGGTATCGGGGGGACGGGTTGTCTTCGGTGCCGGGGTGGGCTGGTTGCGCGAAGAGGTTGCCAACCACGGAGTGGATCCCGCGGTGCGCGGCCGGGTGGCTGACGAGCGGCTGCGCGCGATGATCGAGCTCTGGACCCAGGAGCGGGCCGAGTTCCATGGGGAATTCGTCGATTTCGACCCGATCTTCTGTTGGCCGAAGCCGCTGACCAAACCATACCCGCCGCTGTATCTGGGCGGCGGCCGGGCAAGTTTTCAGCGTATCGCCCGGCTGAATGCCGGCTGGATCGCGATCAGCCCGTCACCGCACGCGCTCTCGGCTGCGCTAGCGGATCTGCGCGCCATGGCCGGCCGCGAGGTGCCGGCGACCGTCTGCCAAATGGGCGAACAGACGGCGAAAGCCGTTGCGGGCTACCGGGATCTGGGGGTGGAGCGAGTGCTGCTGGAGCTGCCGACCCTGCCGCGCGACGAGACGCTGCGCTATCTGGACCAGCTCACGGCCGAACTCGGGTAG
- a CDS encoding oxidoreductase, whose protein sequence is MNQRSPVVLVTGVSSGIGLAAANAFAAKGFEVFGTSRNPNNTEPIPGVEMVRLDVTDAASVTAAVSTVVQRAGRIDVLVNNAGVGVIGAAEESSITQAQQLFNTNFFGLVRLTRAVLPHMRAQGSGRIINIGSVLGFLPAPYGALYAASKHAVEGYSESLDHETRDFGVRVAVVEPGYTNTSFEANAVDADSPIDSYATTREHVRQVLTEAVRLGDDPAVVAHVVLKAATSGTPKLRYPAGPLARRLSLLRKFAPAVLLDKGIRKANKL, encoded by the coding sequence ATGAATCAACGATCACCCGTGGTTTTGGTTACCGGCGTTTCCTCGGGAATCGGCCTGGCCGCGGCGAATGCCTTCGCGGCAAAGGGCTTTGAGGTCTTCGGCACCAGCAGGAATCCAAACAACACGGAACCTATCCCCGGGGTGGAGATGGTACGGCTCGATGTCACCGACGCCGCGTCGGTTACCGCAGCCGTCTCAACCGTTGTCCAGCGGGCGGGTCGCATCGACGTCTTGGTCAACAATGCCGGTGTTGGGGTCATCGGTGCCGCCGAGGAGAGTTCGATCACCCAGGCGCAGCAGCTCTTCAACACCAATTTCTTCGGGCTGGTGCGTCTGACCCGTGCGGTGCTGCCGCATATGCGTGCGCAAGGCAGCGGTCGCATCATCAACATCGGCTCGGTGCTGGGATTCCTGCCGGCGCCCTATGGTGCGTTATACGCAGCCTCAAAGCATGCCGTCGAGGGGTACTCGGAATCCCTCGACCATGAAACCCGCGACTTCGGCGTGCGAGTCGCAGTCGTCGAACCCGGCTACACCAACACCTCCTTCGAGGCCAACGCGGTCGATGCCGATTCACCGATCGACAGCTACGCGACCACTCGGGAGCACGTCCGACAAGTCCTCACCGAAGCGGTGCGCCTCGGGGATGATCCAGCGGTGGTTGCCCACGTCGTGCTGAAGGCGGCGACCAGCGGTACGCCGAAGTTGCGGTATCCGGCCGGACCCCTAGCGCGTCGGCTGTCGCTGCTGCGAAAGTTCGCCCCCGCCGTGTTGCTGGACAAGGGAATTCGCAAAGCGAACAAGTTGTAG
- a CDS encoding TetR/AcrR family transcriptional regulator, whose translation MGKQRATNKGGRGARQRILDAAAELFYREGINATGVERLATESSVSKRTLYQHFPSKSAMVEEYLRSIEPRVGALVQLGAHGGHQTPRERLLALFVVPGAGHAPVRGCPFHNAAVEAAGAMPGVQQIVRANKRNFIDGLAELAKQAGAVDPRLLGNQLAVLYEGAAALATSLDDPSPWPQARTAAETLIDQALGQ comes from the coding sequence ATGGGCAAGCAGCGGGCGACGAATAAGGGCGGCCGTGGCGCGCGCCAGCGCATCCTGGACGCCGCTGCCGAGTTGTTCTACCGGGAGGGCATCAACGCCACCGGCGTTGAACGGCTCGCGACCGAATCGTCGGTGTCCAAACGGACTCTCTACCAACATTTTCCAAGTAAGAGCGCAATGGTGGAGGAATATCTGCGCAGCATCGAGCCACGTGTCGGGGCTCTCGTCCAACTCGGGGCGCACGGTGGCCATCAAACGCCACGCGAGCGACTACTGGCCCTCTTCGTCGTTCCCGGTGCCGGCCACGCGCCGGTGCGAGGCTGTCCTTTCCACAATGCGGCCGTCGAGGCAGCCGGAGCCATGCCGGGCGTTCAACAAATCGTTCGCGCAAACAAGCGCAACTTCATCGATGGACTTGCTGAGTTGGCCAAGCAGGCAGGCGCCGTCGACCCGCGACTACTGGGCAACCAGCTGGCCGTGCTCTACGAAGGTGCGGCCGCACTGGCCACATCGCTAGACGACCCATCGCCGTGGCCGCAAGCTCGAACGGCAGCCGAGACACTGATTGACCAAGCGCTCGGGCAGTGA
- a CDS encoding Rv3090 family protease, which yields MTWQIVLFAMCLIAAGVAALLWVFTENDTTRRRGKTVTLAALSAAVLFFLLGCFTIVGTRQISIVTTFGRPTGVSLNNGFHGKWPWQMTHQMDGAVQIDKYVKMGNHDERIMVRLGNQSTALADVSIRWQLKQHAAPELFQQYKTFDNVRVNLIERNLSVALNEVFAAFNPLDPQNLDVSPLPSLAKRAADIMRQDVGGQVDIFDVNVPTIQYDQGTEDKINQLNQQRAQTSIAIEAQRTAEAQAKANEILSRSISNDPNVVVQNCITATINKGISPLGCWPGSSALPTVSVPGR from the coding sequence ATGACGTGGCAGATCGTCTTGTTCGCTATGTGCTTGATCGCTGCCGGGGTCGCGGCATTGCTGTGGGTATTCACCGAGAATGACACCACGCGCCGCCGCGGGAAGACGGTGACACTTGCCGCCCTGTCAGCGGCGGTGCTGTTTTTTCTGTTGGGCTGCTTCACCATCGTGGGCACCCGCCAAATCTCGATCGTCACCACCTTCGGCCGCCCCACCGGGGTGAGTCTGAACAACGGTTTTCACGGCAAGTGGCCCTGGCAGATGACCCACCAAATGGACGGTGCGGTGCAGATCGACAAGTACGTCAAAATGGGCAACCATGACGAGCGCATCATGGTGCGGCTGGGCAATCAATCCACCGCGCTGGCCGACGTCAGCATCCGATGGCAACTCAAGCAGCACGCCGCACCCGAACTGTTCCAGCAGTACAAGACCTTCGACAACGTGCGGGTCAACCTGATCGAACGGAATTTGTCGGTCGCGCTCAACGAGGTGTTCGCCGCGTTCAATCCCCTAGACCCGCAGAACCTCGACGTGTCTCCGCTGCCCTCGCTGGCCAAGCGCGCCGCCGACATCATGCGCCAGGACGTGGGTGGCCAAGTTGACATCTTCGACGTCAACGTGCCCACGATCCAGTACGACCAGGGCACCGAGGACAAGATCAACCAGCTCAACCAGCAACGCGCCCAGACCTCGATCGCGATCGAGGCCCAGCGCACCGCCGAGGCCCAGGCCAAGGCCAACGAGATCCTGTCCCGCTCGATCAGCAACGACCCCAACGTCGTGGTGCAAAACTGCATTACCGCCACGATCAACAAGGGGATCAGCCCGCTGGGTTGCTGGCCGGGCAGCTCGGCGCTGCCCACCGTTTCGGTCCCCGGACGCTGA
- a CDS encoding patatin-like phospholipase family protein produces the protein MGRQIPFADAMRDRFGRRQAALQPFEEIDEIDDETRDTDASLDTVDLPAAEPALLLQKMENRLVRHHLAHPDVLSDDDLRKLRYILNFARLADFEPGAAGPGSRRGRGDISVGPEVAPWRSRVTDALYGPLREEPDPVEALKAARNVLDALAADQDDQRQVLIQRHGNDFSAAELDAEVGYKKLVTILGGGGGAGFVYIGGMQRLLEAGQLPDYMMGSSFGSIIGSLVARALPVPIEEYVQWAKTVSYRAILGPERLRRRHGLAGVFALRFDQFARALLSREDGARMRMSDLAIPFDIVIAGVRKQPYAALPFRFRHPELAALQGRSFPFLPIGIGPRVGARMWQVAAFIDLRVVKPIVVSGDDPAVDFDVLDAASFSSAIPGVLHHETSDPRMVAILDDLCADREIAALVDGGAASNVPIELAWKRIRDGKLGTRNACYLAFDCLHPQWDSRHMWLAPITQAVQLQMVRNLPYVDHLVRFEPTLSPINLAPSVAAIDRACEWGRNSVEEAIPITAALLEPTWWEGNAPPVPAAAPAVRATSVASSMSSVMAAIQVPTSRFKRWRDRRLT, from the coding sequence ATGGGCAGGCAGATTCCGTTCGCCGACGCGATGCGTGACCGCTTCGGCCGCCGCCAGGCCGCGCTCCAGCCGTTCGAGGAGATCGACGAGATCGATGACGAGACCCGGGACACCGACGCCTCGCTCGACACCGTCGACCTGCCGGCGGCCGAGCCGGCGCTGCTGCTGCAGAAGATGGAGAACCGCCTCGTCCGGCACCACCTGGCCCACCCGGACGTGCTCAGCGACGACGACCTGCGCAAGCTGCGCTACATCCTCAACTTCGCCCGGCTCGCCGACTTCGAACCCGGTGCCGCGGGCCCGGGCTCAAGGCGCGGGCGCGGCGACATCTCGGTGGGCCCCGAAGTTGCGCCGTGGCGGTCCAGGGTGACCGACGCGCTCTACGGTCCGCTGCGCGAGGAGCCGGATCCGGTCGAGGCGCTCAAGGCGGCACGCAACGTGCTGGACGCTTTGGCCGCCGACCAGGACGACCAGCGGCAAGTGCTCATCCAGCGGCACGGGAATGACTTCTCCGCCGCCGAACTGGATGCCGAGGTGGGCTACAAGAAGCTCGTCACGATCCTCGGCGGGGGCGGGGGGGCGGGCTTCGTCTACATCGGCGGCATGCAGCGGCTACTCGAGGCCGGCCAGCTGCCCGACTACATGATGGGTTCGTCGTTCGGGTCGATCATTGGCAGCCTGGTGGCCCGGGCGCTCCCGGTGCCGATCGAGGAGTACGTGCAGTGGGCCAAGACGGTGTCATACCGCGCCATCCTCGGACCCGAGCGGCTGCGCCGCCGGCACGGCCTGGCCGGCGTCTTTGCGCTGCGGTTCGACCAGTTCGCTCGCGCCCTGCTCAGCCGTGAAGATGGCGCCCGGATGCGGATGTCGGACCTGGCAATCCCGTTTGACATCGTGATCGCCGGTGTGCGCAAGCAGCCTTATGCGGCATTGCCGTTCCGGTTCCGCCACCCCGAACTGGCGGCACTGCAGGGACGTTCGTTTCCGTTCCTTCCGATCGGCATCGGGCCACGGGTCGGGGCACGCATGTGGCAGGTGGCGGCGTTCATCGATTTGCGGGTGGTCAAGCCCATCGTCGTCAGCGGCGACGACCCGGCAGTTGACTTCGACGTTCTGGACGCGGCGTCCTTCTCATCGGCCATTCCCGGTGTGCTGCACCACGAAACGAGCGACCCACGCATGGTCGCAATCCTCGACGACCTGTGCGCCGACCGGGAGATCGCCGCACTGGTCGACGGTGGCGCGGCCAGCAATGTCCCGATCGAGCTGGCGTGGAAGCGAATACGCGACGGCAAACTCGGCACCCGCAATGCCTGCTATCTGGCGTTCGACTGCCTGCACCCGCAATGGGATTCGCGGCACATGTGGCTGGCCCCGATCACCCAGGCGGTCCAGTTGCAGATGGTGCGCAATCTGCCCTACGTCGATCATCTGGTGCGATTCGAGCCGACCCTGTCGCCGATCAACTTGGCGCCGTCGGTCGCAGCCATCGATCGGGCGTGCGAGTGGGGGCGCAACAGCGTCGAGGAGGCGATTCCGATTACCGCGGCGCTGTTGGAGCCGACGTGGTGGGAGGGCAATGCCCCGCCGGTCCCCGCCGCGGCCCCCGCGGTTCGGGCGACGTCGGTGGCCTCGTCGATGAGCTCTGTGATGGCCGCGATTCAGGTGCCGACAAGCCGGTTCAAACGGTGGCGCGACCGTCGCCTGACCTGA
- a CDS encoding DUF732 domain-containing protein has protein sequence MVEPGSAADDTSALHGGETAAVPNPTPTDAVEVAWSRDDGRDFPAEPVAAPESWRSTMGRAAALLLVGLGLAGAIIAGHWALTRSPTPTEAAPPPVGPTASATSSASAATISSTPDQDGQYIQALNDRGISVANPEAAIHNGKVVCQNIRQGMTVAQVVAEFRASNPALSDDATAYVDISIRAYCP, from the coding sequence ATGGTCGAGCCGGGTTCGGCTGCCGATGACACCAGCGCACTGCACGGCGGGGAAACCGCTGCGGTGCCCAATCCCACACCCACGGATGCCGTTGAGGTCGCATGGTCGCGCGACGATGGCCGCGACTTCCCGGCCGAGCCGGTGGCGGCCCCGGAGTCATGGCGCTCCACGATGGGGCGAGCCGCTGCCCTGCTCCTGGTGGGTCTGGGGTTGGCGGGGGCGATCATTGCCGGGCATTGGGCGCTCACGAGATCACCGACTCCCACTGAGGCCGCGCCGCCGCCGGTCGGTCCCACCGCGTCGGCGACATCGTCGGCGTCGGCCGCCACCATCAGCTCCACACCAGACCAGGACGGTCAGTACATCCAGGCCCTCAACGACCGAGGCATCTCGGTGGCCAATCCCGAGGCGGCCATCCACAACGGCAAGGTGGTCTGCCAGAACATTCGCCAAGGGATGACGGTGGCGCAGGTGGTGGCGGAGTTTCGGGCGAGCAACCCCGCGCTCAGTGACGATGCCACTGCCTACGTGGATATCTCGATCCGCGCGTACTGCCCGTAG
- a CDS encoding DUF808 domain-containing protein yields MSAGLFGLLDDVAALARLAAACVDDLGAAAGRATAKAAGVVIDDTAVTPQYVHGITADRELPIIRRIAIGSLRNKLVFILPGALLLSQFVPWLLAPILLLGATYLCYEGAEKLWGGIAGHDTPAVPPATERHMVAGAIRTDFILSAEIMVIALDEVADQPLLPRLVILAVVAVAITAAVYGVVAAIVKMDDVGLRLTQTASRVGRRAGRGLVAAMPKLLSAISAIGMVAMLWVGGHILLVGSDRLGWHSPYGLVHHAEDRVGHACGSVGDVLAWLVNTGVSAGIGVVVGAVAVALAHLFQAARTTGSTRGSRYPRRQWHRH; encoded by the coding sequence ATGAGTGCGGGTCTGTTCGGACTGCTGGACGATGTCGCGGCCCTGGCGCGGCTGGCCGCCGCCTGCGTTGACGACCTCGGCGCCGCCGCCGGTCGCGCCACCGCCAAGGCCGCCGGGGTGGTCATCGACGACACCGCGGTGACGCCGCAATACGTCCACGGGATCACCGCCGACCGCGAGCTGCCGATCATCCGACGCATCGCGATCGGCTCGCTGCGCAACAAGCTCGTGTTCATTCTGCCCGGCGCATTGCTGCTCAGTCAGTTCGTCCCGTGGCTGCTGGCCCCGATCTTGCTGCTCGGGGCCACCTACCTGTGCTATGAAGGCGCCGAGAAGTTGTGGGGCGGCATCGCCGGTCATGACACGCCCGCGGTGCCGCCGGCCACCGAGCGCCACATGGTGGCGGGGGCGATCCGGACCGACTTCATCCTGTCCGCCGAAATCATGGTGATCGCCCTCGACGAGGTGGCCGACCAGCCGTTGCTGCCGCGGCTGGTGATCCTGGCCGTCGTCGCCGTGGCCATCACCGCCGCGGTGTACGGCGTGGTGGCCGCCATCGTCAAGATGGATGACGTCGGGCTGCGCCTCACCCAGACCGCCTCCCGAGTCGGGCGGCGAGCCGGCCGGGGCCTCGTCGCGGCGATGCCCAAGCTGCTCTCGGCGATTTCAGCGATCGGGATGGTGGCGATGCTGTGGGTGGGTGGCCACATCCTGCTGGTGGGCAGCGACCGCCTCGGCTGGCACAGCCCGTACGGCTTGGTTCACCACGCCGAGGATCGGGTCGGCCACGCGTGCGGGTCCGTCGGTGACGTGCTGGCCTGGCTGGTCAACACCGGGGTGTCCGCGGGGATTGGAGTGGTCGTCGGAGCGGTGGCGGTCGCGCTGGCGCACCTGTTCCAGGCCGCTCGGACTACGGGCAGTACGCGCGGATCGAGATATCCACGTAGGCAGTGGCATCGTCACTGA
- a CDS encoding acyl-CoA dehydrogenase family protein — MNQPDPIAAPPSTADSDVEIVAARIAVSAHELSAQIDRDRRLPDQLVARLREAGLLRATMPREVDALELAPGSALRCAEAVARGDASAGWCVSIAITSALLVAYLPASSRQQMFGGGRGVAAGVWAPRGAARSVDGGVVVSGRWPFCSGIDHADMMFAGCFVDERRVPSVVALPKDELSILDTWHTLGLRGTGSHDTIADDVFVPADRVFSVFDGPTVDRPLYRFPVFGFFALSIGAAALGNARAAIDDLVELAGIKQALGSTRTLAQRPATQATVATAESALGAARALFYEAIAQAWQASHDADPVPLAMRNRLRLAATHAVRTSADVVRAMYDLAGGSAIYDSSPLQRRFRDAFTATAHFQVNEASRELPGRVLLDQTADVSTL, encoded by the coding sequence ATGAATCAGCCGGACCCGATCGCCGCGCCGCCCAGCACAGCCGACAGCGACGTCGAGATCGTCGCCGCGCGGATCGCGGTTTCGGCCCACGAGTTGTCAGCGCAGATCGACCGCGACCGCCGACTTCCCGACCAGCTGGTGGCCCGGCTGCGCGAGGCCGGGCTGCTGCGCGCCACCATGCCGCGCGAGGTTGACGCGCTGGAGCTGGCGCCCGGGTCGGCGCTGCGGTGCGCCGAAGCGGTGGCCCGCGGCGACGCGTCGGCCGGATGGTGCGTGTCGATCGCGATTACCAGCGCACTGCTGGTCGCCTACCTGCCGGCGTCCAGCCGCCAGCAGATGTTCGGCGGTGGGCGGGGTGTCGCCGCGGGGGTGTGGGCGCCGCGCGGCGCGGCGAGATCGGTCGACGGCGGGGTCGTGGTGTCCGGGCGCTGGCCGTTCTGCAGCGGCATTGACCACGCCGACATGATGTTCGCCGGCTGTTTCGTCGACGAGCGGCGGGTGCCGTCCGTCGTCGCGCTGCCCAAAGACGAGCTGTCGATCCTCGACACCTGGCACACGCTGGGCCTGCGCGGCACGGGCAGCCACGACACGATTGCCGACGACGTCTTCGTGCCCGCCGACCGCGTGTTCTCGGTGTTCGACGGGCCGACCGTGGACCGGCCGCTGTATCGCTTCCCGGTGTTCGGGTTCTTCGCGTTGTCGATCGGCGCGGCCGCGCTGGGCAATGCGCGCGCCGCCATCGACGACCTCGTCGAGCTGGCCGGCATAAAGCAAGCGCTGGGGTCCACGCGCACCTTGGCGCAACGTCCGGCGACCCAGGCGACGGTGGCGACGGCCGAGTCGGCGCTGGGCGCCGCTCGCGCGCTGTTCTACGAGGCGATCGCGCAGGCCTGGCAGGCCAGCCACGATGCCGACCCGGTGCCGCTGGCGATGCGCAACAGGCTGCGTCTGGCGGCCACGCACGCGGTGCGGACCTCGGCCGACGTGGTGCGCGCCATGTATGACCTGGCGGGCGGCAGCGCGATCTACGACAGCTCACCGCTGCAGCGTCGGTTCCGTGACGCGTTCACCGCCACCGCCCACTTCCAGGTCAACGAGGCATCGCGGGAACTGCCCGGCCGCGTCCTGCTCGACCAGACCGCCGACGTGTCGACGCTGTGA